A window of the Dioscorea cayenensis subsp. rotundata cultivar TDr96_F1 chromosome 14, TDr96_F1_v2_PseudoChromosome.rev07_lg8_w22 25.fasta, whole genome shotgun sequence genome harbors these coding sequences:
- the LOC120276165 gene encoding uncharacterized protein LOC120276165 produces MDSWAIDELARPLAVAFATVVVIVAVLVEELHLPRTSRCPIPSLFRDLTRKRHMNRILRGGRDYCVSYLRMDVGPFMHLASVMHDTHLLVDTRHVSVEEQLEIFLHIVGHNTKNRTMRIEFLRSGETISMYFNNFLRAVCALRNDYVQPPNGTCHPEIETNPNWDRKGLTQNVLAIVNLDLRFTYVLAGWEGSANDFTVLRDALSQPQPKGKYYFVDAGYTTMNGFIAPYRGVRYHLKEHNGRVQVNHKELFNLRHSMLRSRVERAFAILKNRFKILTSHPFFPYKTQVLLVITCCIIHNYIAGIDPNDQILHDRNMQEEHLVLSQSRSQREQREENRQWVELRDTIAIEMWRQYSSPT; encoded by the exons ATGGATAGTTGGGCAATAGATGAGCTTGCGAGGCCCCTCGCTGTAGCTTTTGCAACAGTTGTTGTCATTGTTGCCGTTTTAGTTGAAGAGTTGCACTTACCTAGGACATCAAGGTGTCCCATTCCTTCATTGTTCAGGGACCTAACTAGAAAGAGGCATATGAACCGTATATTACGAGGTGGGCGAGACTATTGTGTTAGTTACCTTAGGATGGACGTAGGCCCTTTCATGCACTTGGCTTCTGTTATGCATGACACACACCTCCTTGTCGATACGAGACATGTCTCAGTTGAGGAACAACTTGAAATATTCTTACACATTGTCGGTCACAACACCAAGAATAGGACCATGCGAATAGAGTTTCTTCGCTCCGGTGAAACAATTAGCATGTACTTTAATAATTTCCTACGCGCAGTGTGCGCATTGCGCAATGATTATGTTCAACCCCCTAATGGCACTTGTCACCCCGAGATTGAAACCAACCCTAATTG GGATCGGAAAGGCCTAACCCAAAATGTACTTGCCATTGTGAATCTTGATCTTAGATTCACATATGTGCTAGCCGGATGGGAAGGATCCGCGAACGATTTCACTGTCCTTAGGGATGCACTATCGCAACCACAGCCCAAGG GGAAGTACTACTTTGTAGATGCGGGATATACAACTATGAATGGTTTTATAGCCCCATATCGAGGGGTTAGATACCATCTCAAAGAACACAATGGACGGGTGCAAGTAAATCACAAGGAATTATTCAATCTTAGGCACTCTATGTTAAGGTCGAGAGTTGAGCGAGCATTTGCTATTCTCAAGAATCGATTCAAAATCCTTACATCTCATCCCTTTTTCCCGTACAAGACCCAAGTCCTCTTAGTCATTACATGTTGCATCATCCACAACTATATCGCGGGAATCGATCCAAATGACCAGATTTTACATGATAGAAACATGCAAGAAGAGCATCTTGTTCTATCGCAATCTCGCTCACAACGAGAGCAACGCGAGGAAAACAGGCAATGGGTGGAACTTAGGGATACCATTGCCATTGAGATGTGGCGTCAATATAGTTCTCCTACTTGA
- the LOC120276503 gene encoding receptor homology region, transmembrane domain- and RING domain-containing protein 1 isoform X2, translating into MKKAGGRQRSHQCPAMNPFSSFSIKALPLLLLLLLLLHSSSALVHLRASSFSFSFLDAPARFAVPVGDRGVCGALHIADPIDACLPIGDFQLSASAESQSRSHSRFVLIERGACSFEEKVRNAQNGGFGAAIVYDNQEKSGLYSMIGDPTGIHVHAVFVSKMAGETLKRFAQGEEGECCIGSSMNETAGTVLVISFVSLVVIVSVLAAFLFARNCILLRQVAQRRPSSMNKEAVEVFPCLTFSTSFLNSKCTAETCAICLEDYKDGERLRVLPCNHEFHSACVDSWLTKWGTFCPVCKHDLSSGE; encoded by the exons ATGAAGAAGGCAGGTGGGCGTCAGAGGTCACACCAATGCCCCGCCATGAAtcccttctcctccttctccattAAAGCCctccctctccttctcctcctcctcctcctcctccactccTCCTCTGCCCTCGTCCACCTCCGcgcctcctccttctccttctccttccttgACGCACCTGCCCGCTTCG CTGTTCCTGTGGGTGATCGTGGGGTCTGTGGCGCTCTCCACATCGCTGATCCCATTGATGCGTGCTTGCCGATTGGGGATTTTCAATTGAGCGCTTCGGCGGAGTCTCAGTCGCGCTCTCACTCGAGGTTTGTTCTTATTGAGAGGGGTGCTTGTAGCTTTGAGGAGAAGGTTAGGAACGCGCAGAACGGTGGTTTTGGTGCTGCCATTGTTTACGATAACCAGGAAAAGAGCGGCCTTTATTCTA TGATTGGAGATCCGACAGGCATACATGTTCATGCAGTATTTGTTTCAAAGATGGCTGGTGAGACCCTAAAAAGGTTTGCTCAAGGCGAGGAAGGAGAATGTTGTATAGGTTCTTCTATGAATGAAACTGCAGGAACAGTGCTGGTGATCTCCTTTGTGTCGCTTGTAGTCATAGTATCAGTTCTTGCAGCATTCCTGTTTGCTCGTAACTGTATTCTTTTGCGGCAAGTTGCACAACGCCGTCCTTCTAGTATGAACAAAGAGGCTGTTGAGGTATTTCCTTGTTTAACATTCAGTACTTCCTTCTTGAATAGCAAATGCACTGCAGAGACCTGTGCTATTTGCCTTGAAGATTACAAGGATGGAGAGAGACTAAGAGTTCTTCCTTGCAATCATG AATTTCATTCAGCATGCGTAGACTCGTGGCTGACGAAATGGGGCACTTTCTGCCCGGTTTGCAAACATGATTTGAGCTCTGGCGAATAA
- the LOC120276503 gene encoding receptor homology region, transmembrane domain- and RING domain-containing protein 1 isoform X1, with amino-acid sequence MKKAGGRQRSHQCPAMNPFSSFSIKALPLLLLLLLLLHSSSALVHLRASSFSFSFLDAPARFVFSAVPVGDRGVCGALHIADPIDACLPIGDFQLSASAESQSRSHSRFVLIERGACSFEEKVRNAQNGGFGAAIVYDNQEKSGLYSMIGDPTGIHVHAVFVSKMAGETLKRFAQGEEGECCIGSSMNETAGTVLVISFVSLVVIVSVLAAFLFARNCILLRQVAQRRPSSMNKEAVEVFPCLTFSTSFLNSKCTAETCAICLEDYKDGERLRVLPCNHEFHSACVDSWLTKWGTFCPVCKHDLSSGE; translated from the exons ATGAAGAAGGCAGGTGGGCGTCAGAGGTCACACCAATGCCCCGCCATGAAtcccttctcctccttctccattAAAGCCctccctctccttctcctcctcctcctcctcctccactccTCCTCTGCCCTCGTCCACCTCCGcgcctcctccttctccttctccttccttgACGCACCTGCCCGCTTCG TTTTCTCAGCTGTTCCTGTGGGTGATCGTGGGGTCTGTGGCGCTCTCCACATCGCTGATCCCATTGATGCGTGCTTGCCGATTGGGGATTTTCAATTGAGCGCTTCGGCGGAGTCTCAGTCGCGCTCTCACTCGAGGTTTGTTCTTATTGAGAGGGGTGCTTGTAGCTTTGAGGAGAAGGTTAGGAACGCGCAGAACGGTGGTTTTGGTGCTGCCATTGTTTACGATAACCAGGAAAAGAGCGGCCTTTATTCTA TGATTGGAGATCCGACAGGCATACATGTTCATGCAGTATTTGTTTCAAAGATGGCTGGTGAGACCCTAAAAAGGTTTGCTCAAGGCGAGGAAGGAGAATGTTGTATAGGTTCTTCTATGAATGAAACTGCAGGAACAGTGCTGGTGATCTCCTTTGTGTCGCTTGTAGTCATAGTATCAGTTCTTGCAGCATTCCTGTTTGCTCGTAACTGTATTCTTTTGCGGCAAGTTGCACAACGCCGTCCTTCTAGTATGAACAAAGAGGCTGTTGAGGTATTTCCTTGTTTAACATTCAGTACTTCCTTCTTGAATAGCAAATGCACTGCAGAGACCTGTGCTATTTGCCTTGAAGATTACAAGGATGGAGAGAGACTAAGAGTTCTTCCTTGCAATCATG AATTTCATTCAGCATGCGTAGACTCGTGGCTGACGAAATGGGGCACTTTCTGCCCGGTTTGCAAACATGATTTGAGCTCTGGCGAATAA
- the LOC120275908 gene encoding 26S proteasome non-ATPase regulatory subunit 4 homolog, with product MVLEATMICIDNSEWMRNGDYAPNRFQAQADAVNLICGAKTQSNPENTVGVLTMAGKGVRVLVTPTSDLGKILACMHGLEIGGEMNLTAGIQVAQLALKHRQNKKQQQRIIVFVGSPIKHDKSLLEAIGKKLKKNNVALDIVDFGESDDDKPEKLEALLAAVNNNNTSHIVHVPPGPNALSDVLISTPIFTGDGEGGSGFAAAAAAAAAGGMGGFDFGVDPNIDPELALALRVSMEEERARQEAAAKKAAEDAANQEKGVEQASSSQDATMAETTSSSRAAADDKRQDLTDDDTALLEQALAMSMDDTRSGGAAMADTDMSDATTDDQELAYALQMSVQDNVKGSPSQSEMSKALEDQTFVTSILSSLPGVDPNDPSVKDLLASLQGPSESQQKQNEDKSGNEGGK from the exons ATGGTTCTCGAA GCTACTATGATTTGCATCGATAATTCCGAATGGATGCGGAATGGGGACTACGCTCCCAATCGGTTCCAGGCCCAGGCCGACGCCGTCAATCTTATCTGTGGTGCTAAGACGCAG TCGAATCCGGAGAACACTGTGGGTGTGCTGACGATGGCTGGGAAAGGTGTTCGTGTTCTGGTTACTCCTACTAGTGATCTTGGCAAGATCCTAGCTTGTATGCATG GGCTCGAAATAGGAGGTGAGATGAACTTGACTGCGGGGATCCAGGTTGCTCAGTTGGCTCTCAAACACCGTCAGAACAAAAAACAGCAAcaaaggattatagtttttGTTGGGAG CCCAATAAAACATGATAAGAGTTTGTTGGAAGCAATTgggaagaaattaaaaaagaacaatGTCGCTCTAGATATTGTTGACTTTGGAGAATCTGATGATGACAAACCTGAAAAACTGGAGGCTCTTCTTGCTGctgtaaacaataataacacaaGTCACATAGTGCACGTACCTCCTGGTCCTAATGCCCTTTCAGATGTACTCATAAG CACTCCCATATTTACTGGAGATGGGGAAGGCGGAAGTGGATTTGCTGCAGCAGCAGCTGCAGCCGCTGCAGGTGGCATGGGTGGATTTGATTTTGGTGTGGATCCAAACATAGATCCTGAGCTGGCTCTTGCTCTTCGAGTTTCAATGGAAGAGGAGCGGGCAAGGCAGGAAGCTGCTGCTAAAAAGGCTGCAGAAGATGCTGCAAACCAAGAAAAAGGAGTTGAACAGGCATCAAGTTCTCAGGATGCAACTATGGCTGAAACAACTAGCAGTTCAAGAGCTGCAGCTGATGATAAGCGGCAGGATTTGACG GATGATGACACTGCATTGCTGGAGCAAGCCCTTGCAATGTCAATGGATGACACTAGGTCTGGCGGTGCTGCTATGGCTGATACTGATATGTCAGATGCAACTACAGACGACCAGGAGCTGGCTTATG CCCTTCAAATGTCTGTCCAGGACAACGTGAAAGGCTCACCAAGCCAATCTGAAATGAGCAAAGCGCTGGAAGACCAAACATTTGTCACATCTATCCTTAGTTCG CTTCCTGGTGTTGACCCTAATGATCCCTCTGTGAAAGATTTGCTGGCATCTTTGCAAGGTCCATCCGAG TCCCAGCAAAAGCAAAATGAAGATAAGTCAGGAAATGAAGGTGGCAAGTGA